A window of the Natronospira proteinivora genome harbors these coding sequences:
- a CDS encoding nitric-oxide reductase large subunit: MSSIKKLWWFLGILFVASFGTLLLIGGEIYREAPPMPDQVVAEDGRVVFDRDHIQQGRQVWQTMGGQQLGSIWGHGAYLAPDWTADWLHREITVLLDTWAERDHRQDFSALSSEQQAALKARLKDTLRTNTWDEASGTITVSNDRADAIAHVSQHYVDLFGDAEALSELREKQAIPENPVPDLERRELVPGFFFWTAWAAAAERPGKDITYTNNWPHEPRIDNRPSTANAMWSIASVILLLAAIGAMVWYYAASRKEEELPTPPEKDPLRKMQKTPSMKATHKFFYTVIALFMAQIGLGILTAHYAVEGQGLFGFPLADYLPYAVTRTWHTQIAIFWIATAWLATGLYIAPAISGHEPRFQKLGVNVLYFALLFVVVGSLMGEWFGVQQKLGLDANFWFGHQGWEYVDLGRFWQILLFIGLVFWLVLVARALWPALKEKSQRQPLVMLLFLSTVAIGLLYGAAFFWGKHTHLSMITYWRWWIVHLWVEGFFEVFATAVIALIFTKLGLIRAKLAAAAVLLATVVFLFGGILGTLHHLYFSGTPTAVLAIGAMFSALEVVPLVLIGYEAYENYHMSKRTDWMERYKWPVYCFVAVAFWNMVGAGLLGFLINPPLSLYFLQALNTTAAHAHGALFGVYGMLGIGLMLFCLQSANQRLRWNNRIMAPAFWTLNIGLAMMVFMSLLPAGVYQAYHSITTGFWYARSEEIVRGPIMEALVWLRVPGDIVFAIGAFLLAWAVYQAWKTSRGPEPVGVPLETSETAEADTRF; the protein is encoded by the coding sequence ATGAGCTCCATCAAGAAGCTCTGGTGGTTCCTCGGCATCCTCTTTGTCGCGTCTTTCGGGACGCTGCTCCTGATCGGGGGTGAAATCTATCGAGAAGCCCCGCCCATGCCGGATCAAGTGGTGGCCGAAGATGGCCGCGTGGTATTTGATCGGGATCATATCCAGCAGGGTCGCCAGGTCTGGCAGACCATGGGGGGCCAGCAGCTAGGCTCCATTTGGGGCCACGGTGCCTATTTGGCACCGGACTGGACCGCCGACTGGCTGCACCGGGAAATCACTGTGCTGTTGGACACATGGGCGGAGCGGGATCACCGCCAGGACTTCAGCGCGCTCTCCTCGGAGCAGCAGGCAGCCTTGAAGGCCCGTCTCAAGGACACCCTTAGAACCAATACCTGGGACGAAGCGAGCGGGACCATCACGGTCTCCAATGACCGGGCCGATGCCATCGCCCACGTCTCACAGCATTATGTGGATCTGTTCGGTGATGCCGAAGCCCTCTCGGAACTGCGGGAGAAGCAGGCCATTCCGGAAAACCCAGTGCCGGACCTGGAGCGCCGGGAACTGGTTCCGGGATTTTTCTTCTGGACGGCCTGGGCCGCTGCGGCTGAACGCCCCGGCAAGGACATTACCTATACCAACAACTGGCCCCATGAACCCCGCATCGACAATCGGCCCAGTACCGCCAATGCCATGTGGTCGATTGCCAGTGTGATTCTGCTGCTGGCTGCCATCGGGGCCATGGTCTGGTACTACGCCGCCTCCCGCAAGGAAGAAGAGCTGCCCACGCCGCCTGAAAAGGACCCCTTGCGCAAGATGCAGAAGACGCCTTCCATGAAGGCCACCCACAAGTTCTTCTATACGGTCATTGCTCTGTTCATGGCTCAGATCGGCCTGGGTATTCTCACCGCTCACTATGCCGTGGAAGGCCAGGGTTTGTTCGGCTTCCCGCTGGCTGATTATCTCCCCTATGCGGTGACCCGGACCTGGCACACCCAGATTGCCATCTTCTGGATTGCCACCGCCTGGCTGGCCACGGGACTCTATATTGCACCGGCCATTTCCGGTCATGAACCCCGCTTCCAGAAGCTGGGTGTCAATGTGCTCTACTTCGCCTTGCTCTTCGTGGTGGTGGGTTCATTGATGGGCGAATGGTTCGGTGTCCAACAAAAGCTGGGCCTGGACGCCAACTTCTGGTTCGGTCACCAGGGCTGGGAATACGTGGACCTGGGCCGCTTCTGGCAGATCCTGCTGTTTATTGGACTGGTGTTCTGGCTGGTGCTGGTGGCCCGTGCCCTGTGGCCGGCCCTGAAGGAAAAAAGCCAACGCCAGCCGCTGGTGATGCTGCTGTTCCTGTCCACGGTGGCCATCGGCCTGCTGTATGGTGCCGCCTTCTTCTGGGGCAAGCACACCCACCTGTCCATGATCACCTACTGGCGCTGGTGGATCGTCCATCTGTGGGTGGAAGGCTTCTTCGAGGTCTTTGCCACCGCCGTGATCGCCCTGATCTTCACCAAGCTGGGACTGATCCGAGCCAAGCTGGCGGCGGCCGCTGTCCTGCTGGCCACGGTGGTTTTCCTCTTCGGGGGCATTCTCGGGACCCTGCACCACCTCTACTTCTCGGGAACCCCCACGGCGGTTTTGGCCATCGGGGCCATGTTCTCGGCACTGGAAGTGGTGCCGCTGGTGCTCATCGGCTACGAGGCCTATGAGAACTATCACATGAGCAAACGGACCGACTGGATGGAACGTTACAAGTGGCCGGTCTATTGCTTCGTGGCGGTCGCGTTCTGGAACATGGTGGGCGCTGGTCTGCTGGGCTTTCTCATCAATCCGCCCCTGTCGCTCTACTTCCTGCAGGCACTTAACACCACCGCCGCCCACGCTCACGGTGCCCTGTTCGGTGTCTACGGCATGCTCGGGATCGGTCTGATGCTGTTCTGCCTGCAAAGCGCCAATCAGCGGCTGCGCTGGAACAACCGCATCATGGCGCCGGCTTTCTGGACGCTCAATATCGGCCTGGCCATGATGGTGTTCATGTCGCTACTGCCGGCCGGTGTCTATCAGGCCTACCACAGCATTACCACTGGCTTCTGGTATGCCCGCTCCGAGGAAATCGTGCGCGGGCCCATCATGGAAGCCCTGGTCTGGCTGCGGGTGCCCGGTGATATCGTTTTCGCCATCGGTGCCTTCCTGCTGGCCTGGGCGGTCTACCAGGCCTGGAAGACCAGCCGTGGCCCGGAACCGGTAGGCGTTCCCCTCGAAACCAGTGAAACCGCGGAGGCTGATACACGCTTTTGA
- a CDS encoding RrF2 family transcriptional regulator — protein MHLTRHTDYAYRVLIYLAAQDNRLATIGEIAERYDISRNHLMKVVQGLTRAGFLHSLRGKGGGIRLACPESEINLGAVARATEEDFAIAECFPGGTGRCRIAPGCRLAGVLNEALQAFLNVLDGYTLADLMGNRAQVARLLDLS, from the coding sequence ATGCATCTCACGCGCCATACGGATTACGCTTACCGGGTACTGATCTATCTGGCCGCCCAGGATAACCGCCTGGCCACCATCGGCGAGATCGCCGAACGCTACGATATTTCCCGAAATCATTTGATGAAGGTGGTTCAGGGGCTGACCCGGGCGGGTTTTCTTCATTCCCTGCGGGGCAAGGGCGGGGGTATTCGACTGGCTTGCCCGGAATCGGAAATCAATCTCGGGGCCGTGGCCAGGGCCACCGAGGAAGACTTCGCTATTGCCGAGTGCTTTCCCGGTGGGACCGGGCGGTGTCGTATTGCACCAGGCTGCCGCCTGGCCGGCGTGCTTAACGAGGCCCTACAGGCCTTTCTCAATGTCCTGGACGGCTACACCCTGGCGGATCTCATGGGCAATCGAGCCCAGGTGGCCCGCCTCTTGGATCTCAGTTGA
- a CDS encoding helix-turn-helix domain-containing protein has translation MEAQPRSKRQGVTHFPLDPGACACKVCHQREHCLPGAEAGQGLDDLELAMRGSRSLKDGQALFHQSDVLSGIYAIRAGCLKSFRASRGGHEQVFGFHLPGDLIGLEAIDPGVHGVSVMSLGTSLVCRFDLMELERLAERVPHIHHQLLRIMSRELALQWDRDLERPAGARISAFLLRMSKRLAQRGADKDHFNLPMPRRDMANYLRMAPETVSRMLRGMIQSRIIYLHRREVTILDQASLEREAARG, from the coding sequence ATGGAAGCGCAACCTAGATCGAAGCGCCAGGGGGTAACGCATTTTCCGCTTGACCCCGGTGCCTGCGCCTGCAAGGTCTGCCATCAGCGAGAACACTGCCTGCCCGGGGCAGAGGCCGGCCAGGGACTGGATGATCTGGAACTGGCTATGCGGGGCAGTCGTTCCCTGAAAGATGGGCAGGCTCTGTTCCACCAGAGCGATGTCCTTTCGGGTATTTATGCCATCCGTGCTGGTTGCCTCAAGAGTTTCCGGGCCTCCCGGGGTGGGCATGAGCAGGTTTTCGGTTTCCATCTGCCCGGCGACCTGATTGGTCTGGAAGCCATCGATCCGGGGGTTCATGGGGTCAGTGTCATGTCCCTTGGGACTTCTCTGGTTTGTCGTTTCGATTTGATGGAATTGGAACGCCTGGCCGAACGGGTGCCGCACATTCATCACCAGCTGCTCCGCATCATGAGTCGCGAGTTGGCCCTGCAATGGGATCGAGATCTGGAGCGTCCGGCGGGTGCCAGGATATCGGCTTTTCTGCTTCGCATGAGTAAACGGTTGGCCCAGCGGGGTGCGGATAAAGACCATTTCAATCTGCCCATGCCCCGTCGGGACATGGCCAATTACCTGCGCATGGCGCCCGAGACGGTCAGTCGCATGTTACGAGGAATGATCCAGAGTCGGATTATCTATCTGCATCGGCGCGAAGTCACCATTCTCGATCAGGCTTCTCTGGAAAGGGAGGCAGCCAGGGGCTGA
- a CDS encoding S9 family peptidase, translated as MLSILSKLLIALLLVLAVSGALADDKPDGLTPEDYYDFQFISDPQMAPDGGKVAFVRATVSDDRESRESAIWLVGTDGETEPRRFTRGDSDSQPRWSPDGQSLAFVSGRDDSTQLYVMPVDGGEAQAVTEIEQGSIAGFEWLPGGEGFLLTLNLDPAVDDPTQEKEEDETPEADVTLIDRAVYKTESAGLLDDSRLGLWRLDRESGELDALLQPSDWQVHNARVSPDGEVVAFNADRDGGEFDGDFNQDLYLLTLEDGDVRRLDTPEGRSEMAAFSPDGRDLIFHHHNDRYEPTQIHRLDIASGDRAQWHDGMDLSVGNLLWAGDQPHFQADYRGSRPIFHLSDEGNDWRMLLGEAASISGLSLSEDGRRMAYTLEDEVSLAEVYVADGDGDNPRRLTRFNDELLAERSLLPLERFEFSTDGDFKLDGFLLRPVGFEAGQRYPVILNIKGGPGGMWGHQWFHEKQMMAAKGYAVIFTNYRGSSGYGHAFSDAVRLDYGGVDFRDNMQLVDEALARHDWMDEDRLYVTGGSHGGFLTNWITTQTDRFRAAVTQRSVASWLSEAGTQAFPPKFMAAEFGGNLWENFDYYWSRSPLRYADQVTTPTYIIHSDQDQITPIGQGQEWYYALLNNEVETGMAIFHGEGHGLSRAGKPVNLVKRLQLILDWFERYE; from the coding sequence ATGCTGTCCATCCTGTCCAAGCTACTCATCGCCCTCCTGCTGGTCCTGGCCGTAAGTGGCGCCCTGGCCGACGACAAGCCCGACGGCCTTACCCCCGAGGATTATTACGATTTTCAGTTCATCAGTGATCCGCAAATGGCCCCGGATGGCGGAAAAGTGGCCTTTGTGCGAGCCACGGTGAGCGATGACCGCGAGTCCCGGGAATCGGCCATCTGGCTGGTGGGCACGGATGGCGAGACCGAACCCCGCCGTTTTACCCGGGGCGATTCCGACAGCCAGCCCCGCTGGTCGCCGGATGGCCAATCCCTGGCCTTTGTTTCCGGCCGGGATGATTCCACCCAGCTATACGTGATGCCGGTGGATGGCGGCGAGGCCCAGGCGGTCACCGAGATTGAGCAGGGCAGCATTGCCGGCTTCGAATGGCTGCCCGGGGGCGAGGGCTTTCTGCTCACCCTGAACCTGGACCCGGCGGTGGACGACCCCACTCAGGAGAAGGAAGAGGACGAGACCCCGGAAGCGGATGTCACCCTTATTGATCGGGCCGTCTACAAAACCGAATCCGCCGGTCTTTTGGACGACAGCCGCCTTGGGCTTTGGCGCCTGGACCGGGAGAGTGGTGAGCTGGACGCACTGCTGCAGCCCAGCGACTGGCAGGTACACAATGCTCGGGTTTCCCCCGATGGCGAGGTGGTGGCCTTTAATGCCGACCGGGACGGCGGGGAGTTTGACGGCGACTTCAACCAGGACCTCTACCTGCTGACCCTGGAGGACGGGGATGTCCGCCGCCTGGACACCCCTGAGGGGCGTTCCGAGATGGCTGCCTTCTCACCGGATGGTCGCGATCTGATCTTCCACCATCACAATGACCGCTATGAACCCACCCAGATTCATCGCCTGGATATTGCCAGCGGGGATCGGGCGCAATGGCATGACGGGATGGATTTAAGCGTCGGCAATCTGCTCTGGGCCGGGGATCAGCCCCATTTTCAAGCCGACTACCGGGGCAGCCGCCCGATCTTCCATCTGTCTGATGAGGGCAATGACTGGCGCATGCTGCTGGGCGAGGCGGCCAGCATCAGCGGCCTGAGCCTGAGCGAAGACGGCCGACGCATGGCCTACACCCTGGAAGACGAGGTCAGCCTGGCCGAGGTCTATGTGGCCGATGGCGACGGCGATAACCCGCGGCGCCTGACCCGTTTCAACGATGAACTGCTGGCCGAGCGGAGCCTGTTGCCCCTGGAGCGCTTCGAGTTCAGCACCGATGGCGATTTCAAGCTGGATGGCTTCCTGCTCCGGCCGGTGGGTTTTGAAGCAGGTCAGCGCTACCCGGTGATCCTCAACATCAAAGGGGGCCCGGGCGGCATGTGGGGCCACCAGTGGTTCCATGAAAAGCAGATGATGGCCGCGAAGGGGTATGCGGTGATCTTCACCAATTACCGGGGCAGCAGCGGTTACGGCCATGCCTTCTCAGACGCGGTGCGCCTGGACTACGGCGGGGTGGATTTCCGGGACAATATGCAGCTCGTGGACGAAGCCCTGGCCCGCCATGACTGGATGGACGAGGACCGTCTGTATGTCACCGGCGGCAGTCACGGCGGCTTTCTCACCAACTGGATCACCACCCAGACGGATCGCTTCCGGGCGGCGGTGACCCAGCGCAGCGTGGCCAGCTGGCTCTCGGAAGCCGGCACCCAGGCCTTCCCGCCCAAGTTCATGGCCGCCGAATTCGGCGGCAACCTGTGGGAGAACTTCGATTACTACTGGAGCCGCTCTCCGCTCAGATACGCCGATCAGGTCACCACCCCCACCTACATCATTCACAGCGACCAGGACCAGATCACACCCATCGGCCAGGGGCAGGAGTGGTATTACGCCCTGCTGAACAATGAGGTGGAAACCGGCATGGCCATTTTCCACGGCGAGGGCCATGGCCTGTCCCGAGCCGGCAAGCCGGTGAATCTGGTCAAGCGGCTGCAACTGATTCTGGACTGGTTTGAGCGCTACGAATAA
- the hrpB gene encoding ATP-dependent helicase HrpB — protein MSATNKPQPSLPIDHCLPRLQTLLAEGTAAVLQAAPGAGKTTRVPPALLAADWLGGRRILMLEPRRLAARAAARFMAREMGEAVGETVGYRTRLDTQVSARTRIEVVTEGILTRMIQADPELADYGLVIFDEFHERSLQADLGLALVRESQQALREDLRVLVMSATLDCGPVAELLNQAPVIDSPGRSFPVSSHYLGSDRQTPLPVQTARAVQRALSEESGSILVFLPGTGEIRRTASQLKDSLPADVELAPLYGNLPPAEQDRAIEAPPPGRRKVVLATNIAQTSLTIEGIRVVIDSGLERRSAFDPNSGMSRLITTRVSQAAAEQRQGRAGRLEPGVCFRLWSESEQSTLAAHSPPEILSADLAPVVLELAQWGCRDPKELEWLTPPPLAHWRQAVSLLQWLDALDETGQITAHGRSMLKLGLSPRLAHLVVRGRELGLGNMAAELAALLSERDPLGREQGADLEHRLRALREGQLPKARLKPLQQTIRKLGHKADSAEPGLEAIGRLLALAFPDRIARRRPGRLPRYQLSNGRGAFLAENDPLGQAEWLVAAELDGQAREARIHLAAQLDPAVIEGDLAAHIQEGDTADWDEQRGQLIAQRERRLGQLVLAQERLPDPDPEIIQAGLLSAVRRKGLDALPWTDAARQYRARLAWMHYLEPEHWPKMDEPSLLDSLEEWLAPFLAGYRRWSELKTVPLLEALKQQLSYPRQQALEKALPGRLTIPTGESVRLGYERDPAQDQGPVLAVKLQAAFGLAETPRLADGRLPVVFHLLSPAGRPLAVTADLASFWRQAYPEVRKDMRGRYPKHPWPEDPLSATPTRRTKGRPR, from the coding sequence TTGAGCGCTACGAATAAACCACAGCCAAGCCTGCCCATCGACCACTGCCTGCCGCGCCTGCAGACCCTGCTGGCGGAAGGGACTGCGGCGGTCCTGCAGGCGGCCCCCGGGGCGGGCAAGACCACCCGGGTGCCGCCGGCCCTGCTGGCAGCCGACTGGCTGGGCGGACGGCGGATTCTGATGCTGGAACCCCGCCGCCTGGCCGCCCGGGCGGCGGCCCGCTTCATGGCCCGGGAGATGGGCGAAGCGGTGGGCGAGACCGTGGGCTATCGCACCCGCCTGGATACCCAGGTCTCGGCGCGCACCCGCATCGAGGTGGTCACCGAAGGCATCCTCACCCGAATGATCCAGGCCGATCCGGAGCTGGCCGACTACGGCCTGGTAATCTTCGATGAGTTCCACGAGCGTTCCTTGCAGGCCGACCTGGGCCTGGCCCTGGTACGCGAGTCCCAGCAGGCCTTGCGGGAAGACCTGCGCGTTCTGGTGATGTCCGCGACCCTGGACTGCGGGCCGGTGGCCGAGCTGTTGAACCAGGCCCCGGTCATCGACAGCCCCGGGCGCAGCTTTCCGGTCAGCAGCCATTATCTGGGCAGCGACCGCCAGACCCCGCTGCCGGTTCAGACTGCCCGGGCCGTTCAGCGGGCCCTGTCTGAGGAAAGCGGTTCCATTCTGGTCTTTCTGCCCGGCACCGGCGAGATCCGTCGTACCGCTTCCCAACTGAAAGACAGCCTGCCTGCGGACGTGGAACTGGCGCCCCTGTACGGGAACCTGCCGCCCGCCGAGCAGGACCGGGCCATCGAGGCGCCACCGCCGGGGCGTCGCAAGGTGGTGCTGGCCACCAATATCGCCCAGACCAGTCTCACCATCGAGGGCATCCGGGTGGTCATCGACAGCGGCCTGGAACGGCGCTCGGCTTTCGATCCCAACAGTGGCATGAGCCGCTTGATCACCACACGGGTCTCCCAGGCGGCGGCCGAGCAGAGACAGGGGCGGGCCGGACGGCTTGAGCCGGGGGTCTGCTTTCGCCTGTGGTCGGAATCGGAGCAATCAACCCTGGCCGCACACAGTCCGCCCGAGATCCTGTCCGCCGATCTGGCCCCCGTGGTATTGGAACTGGCCCAGTGGGGCTGCCGGGACCCGAAGGAACTGGAATGGCTGACACCGCCGCCACTGGCCCACTGGCGCCAGGCGGTGAGCCTGCTGCAATGGCTGGATGCCCTGGATGAGACGGGGCAGATCACCGCCCATGGGCGATCCATGCTCAAGCTGGGCCTGAGTCCCCGGCTGGCCCATCTGGTGGTGCGGGGGCGTGAATTAGGCCTGGGCAATATGGCCGCCGAATTGGCCGCATTGCTGAGCGAACGGGATCCCCTGGGCCGGGAACAGGGCGCTGACCTGGAGCACCGCCTGCGCGCCCTGCGGGAGGGGCAGCTGCCCAAAGCCCGCCTGAAGCCGCTGCAGCAAACGATTCGCAAGCTGGGGCACAAAGCCGACTCGGCCGAGCCGGGCCTGGAGGCCATCGGCCGCCTGCTGGCCCTGGCCTTTCCGGACCGCATCGCCCGGCGTCGACCCGGCCGCCTGCCCCGCTACCAGTTGAGCAATGGACGTGGGGCCTTCCTGGCGGAGAACGACCCCCTGGGCCAGGCTGAATGGCTGGTGGCCGCCGAGCTGGACGGCCAGGCCCGGGAAGCCCGGATCCATCTGGCGGCGCAACTGGATCCGGCGGTAATCGAGGGGGATTTGGCCGCCCATATTCAGGAGGGCGACACAGCGGATTGGGATGAGCAGCGCGGACAGCTGATTGCCCAGCGGGAAAGACGGCTGGGCCAGCTTGTTCTGGCCCAGGAGCGCCTGCCGGATCCGGACCCGGAAATCATCCAGGCCGGCTTGTTGAGTGCCGTGCGACGCAAGGGCCTGGATGCCCTGCCGTGGACTGATGCGGCACGCCAGTACCGGGCACGGCTGGCCTGGATGCATTATCTGGAGCCGGAACATTGGCCGAAGATGGACGAGCCATCCCTACTGGACTCGCTGGAGGAATGGCTGGCGCCCTTCCTTGCCGGCTACCGCCGCTGGTCGGAGCTCAAAACCGTTCCGCTGCTGGAGGCCTTAAAGCAGCAACTGAGCTATCCCCGGCAACAAGCACTGGAAAAGGCTCTGCCGGGACGGCTCACTATTCCCACCGGCGAATCAGTGCGTCTGGGTTATGAACGCGACCCGGCGCAGGACCAGGGCCCGGTGCTGGCCGTGAAGTTGCAGGCCGCGTTCGGTCTGGCCGAGACCCCTCGCTTGGCAGACGGGCGCCTGCCGGTGGTTTTCCACCTGCTCTCCCCGGCGGGTCGCCCCCTGGCCGTCACCGCTGATCTGGCCAGTTTCTGGCGGCAAGCCTACCCGGAGGTGCGCAAGGACATGCGGGGCCGCTACCCCAAGCATCCCTGGCCAGAAGACCCCTTGAGCGCTACTCCGACCCGGCGAACCAAGGGCCGGCCCCGCTAG
- a CDS encoding prolipoprotein diacylglyceryl transferase family protein, translated as MDSVSLGPLVLPLDRLVLLLTAAALLLAAQLLQRREPGINGWVTGVLIAAVLGGRLGHVIQYPALYADAPWQALYIWQDGYTLWGAVVAMGLITAGFVLFRGLALRWLSAAVAPALVVALVGWVVVHNLQPEPLELAEAETVFTLEGEATSLQAESAGQASGVFLWASWCGVCRQMMPDLIDAAREQPESQWLLVNVGEQPEEVHAYLAEHENDWPSNVTVVLDPKQQLMRDWRAYGVPTTLLFDAEGVQVDRFMGRRSVSRLLGSF; from the coding sequence GTGGATAGTGTCAGTCTCGGCCCCCTGGTATTGCCCCTGGACCGCCTGGTCCTCCTGTTGACGGCGGCTGCCCTGCTGCTGGCTGCCCAGCTCCTCCAGCGTCGGGAACCGGGCATCAACGGCTGGGTGACCGGCGTATTGATTGCCGCAGTTCTGGGCGGACGTCTGGGCCATGTCATCCAATACCCGGCCCTGTACGCCGATGCCCCCTGGCAGGCGCTTTATATCTGGCAGGACGGTTACACCCTTTGGGGCGCAGTGGTGGCCATGGGCCTGATCACGGCAGGCTTTGTACTGTTCCGGGGTCTGGCGCTTCGCTGGCTTTCAGCCGCTGTGGCGCCCGCGCTGGTGGTGGCGCTGGTGGGCTGGGTGGTGGTCCACAATCTTCAGCCCGAGCCGCTTGAGCTGGCGGAGGCGGAAACGGTCTTTACTCTGGAGGGGGAAGCGACGTCGCTGCAGGCGGAATCCGCCGGCCAAGCCAGTGGGGTTTTTCTGTGGGCAAGCTGGTGCGGCGTCTGTCGGCAGATGATGCCGGATCTGATTGATGCCGCCAGGGAGCAGCCGGAATCCCAATGGCTGCTGGTGAACGTGGGCGAGCAGCCGGAAGAAGTGCATGCCTATCTGGCGGAACATGAAAACGATTGGCCGTCCAACGTTACCGTGGTTCTGGATCCCAAGCAGCAATTGATGCGGGACTGGCGGGCCTATGGGGTTCCCACCACGCTGCTTTTTGATGCCGAGGGTGTTCAGGTGGATCGTTTCATGGGGCGTCGTTCCGTCTCACGGCTTCTGGGCAGCTTCTAA
- a CDS encoding alpha/beta hydrolase — translation MKATLLSLTIMFLASACSLFTPRPETPMPMDRAQAEPESDTLLVLLPGRQSRGPDFRKQGFLAPAKSAGLDVIAADAHFGYYLEESVTRRLHEDIVQPAREQGYEEIWLMGISLGGLGAALYLSDYPGEVDGLILLAPYTGADALRDEIADAGGLMAWNGQSDAGKTHEREAWRALQHWIGQNQPPRLIIGYGEEDSFAKANQLIADPLPAEQVYTRAGRHNWSVWTPLWEAILDDHHLPREASN, via the coding sequence ATGAAGGCCACACTGCTCTCCCTGACCATCATGTTCCTTGCCAGTGCTTGCAGCTTGTTTACCCCCCGCCCCGAAACCCCCATGCCGATGGACCGGGCTCAGGCCGAGCCGGAATCCGATACCCTATTGGTCCTGCTGCCCGGACGCCAGTCACGCGGCCCGGACTTTCGCAAGCAGGGCTTTCTGGCACCGGCCAAATCAGCCGGGCTGGATGTGATCGCCGCTGATGCCCACTTTGGCTATTACTTGGAAGAAAGCGTGACCCGCCGCCTGCACGAAGACATCGTCCAGCCGGCCCGTGAACAGGGTTATGAGGAAATCTGGCTGATGGGGATCTCCCTGGGGGGACTGGGTGCGGCCTTGTACCTTTCCGATTATCCCGGTGAGGTGGACGGCCTGATCCTGCTGGCCCCTTACACGGGCGCTGATGCACTGCGCGACGAGATTGCCGATGCCGGCGGTCTCATGGCCTGGAACGGCCAGTCCGATGCCGGTAAGACCCATGAGCGTGAGGCCTGGCGGGCCCTACAACACTGGATCGGACAGAATCAGCCTCCGCGCCTGATTATCGGTTACGGGGAAGAGGACAGTTTTGCCAAGGCCAACCAGCTGATTGCCGACCCGCTGCCAGCAGAACAGGTCTATACCCGGGCAGGCCGCCACAACTGGTCAGTCTGGACCCCCCTCTGGGAGGCTATTCTGGATGATCATCACTTGCCCCGAGAGGCGTCGAATTGA